One bacterium DNA window includes the following coding sequences:
- a CDS encoding acyl-CoA dehydrogenase — protein sequence MELIQSEDQELIAKTAADFVGERSPIARVRALRDEGDAVGFSRELWKEMADLGWVGIPFAEVHGGADLGLAELTLVVEALGRGLAPEPFLSTVLLAGQLLQRSRNEAVCAKWLPGVCSGDTILALAYQGATSRYDVLSPAVVATADGDGFRLAGQAIQVLDGHVADALIVSARTSGEQGEASGISLFVVPKDAPGLEVVRQNRVDGRGAALVQLDDLAVSGDDALGGIDRGGQLLQETIDRATIGLCAEMLGGMQEAFDLTLEHLKSREQFDTVIGTFQALKHRAADLFIEIELSKSTVMAAARAADADDAELARYVSVAKAQCSDAYVRVTNEAVQMFGGVGMTDEYDIGFYMKRARAAELTFGDAVYHRDRWAALGGY from the coding sequence GTGGAGCTGATTCAGAGCGAAGATCAGGAGCTGATTGCGAAGACCGCTGCCGATTTCGTCGGCGAGCGCTCTCCCATTGCCCGCGTGCGCGCACTGCGCGATGAGGGCGACGCCGTTGGTTTCTCTCGCGAATTGTGGAAAGAGATGGCTGATCTGGGATGGGTAGGCATTCCGTTCGCCGAGGTTCACGGCGGTGCCGACCTCGGATTGGCGGAGCTGACGCTCGTCGTAGAGGCTCTCGGCCGTGGTCTAGCGCCCGAGCCCTTCCTTTCGACCGTCCTGTTGGCAGGGCAGCTGCTGCAGCGTTCGCGCAATGAAGCCGTCTGCGCGAAGTGGTTGCCCGGCGTCTGCTCCGGCGACACGATCCTCGCGTTGGCGTATCAGGGAGCCACGAGCCGCTACGACGTGCTTTCTCCGGCCGTGGTGGCTACCGCAGATGGCGACGGCTTCCGTCTGGCCGGACAAGCGATCCAGGTACTCGACGGCCATGTTGCCGACGCGCTGATCGTCTCTGCCCGAACGTCTGGCGAGCAGGGGGAGGCCTCCGGCATCAGCCTCTTCGTCGTTCCGAAGGATGCGCCGGGCCTCGAGGTCGTGCGCCAGAACCGGGTCGACGGTCGGGGCGCAGCGCTCGTCCAGCTGGACGATCTGGCCGTTTCTGGGGACGATGCTCTCGGGGGGATCGACCGGGGAGGCCAGCTCCTCCAGGAGACGATCGATCGTGCCACGATCGGCCTTTGCGCCGAGATGCTGGGCGGCATGCAGGAGGCTTTCGATCTCACCCTCGAGCACCTGAAGAGCCGAGAGCAATTCGACACCGTGATCGGGACCTTCCAGGCCTTGAAGCACCGGGCCGCGGACCTCTTCATCGAGATCGAGCTATCCAAATCCACGGTGATGGCTGCGGCCCGTGCCGCGGATGCCGACGACGCGGAGCTGGCGCGCTACGTCTCCGTCGCGAAGGCCCAATGTTCCGACGCCTATGTTCGTGTGACGAACGAGGCCGTTCAGATGTTTGGCGGTGTGGGGATGACCGATGAGTACGACATCGGCTTCTACATGAAGCGCGCCCGTGCTGCCGAGCTGACCTTCGGAGACGCCGTCTACCATCGCGATCGCTGGGCCGCGCTGGGCGGCTACTGA
- the hemE gene encoding uroporphyrinogen decarboxylase, whose translation MTLDPTARMLAACRGEPLDRPPVWLMRQAGRYLPEYRAVREGTTFLEMCADVDKAVEVSLQPIRLVGSEAVVFFCDIFVPMLAMDVGLDFAPGPIIDEPIRTREQVDALTLPDFEHAVPYVFEILRRLRAELAADRIPLIGFAGAPFTLATYLIEGKGDPTRTYPHLRRSLAEEPELMDALLGRLATMTIDYLNAQIRAGVQVVQLFDTWAGTLDEQTYRRFVLPVNRAIVEGVDRSQAPFILYMNDAPHLVEMMMETGTDVISVGASVDLAEAARLANGRVSIQGNLAPEELALPREKIFERVRELAVAGRAARGHILNLGHGCLPETPVEGVRAFTDAARALSSEA comes from the coding sequence ATGACGCTCGATCCGACCGCCCGGATGCTCGCAGCCTGCAGGGGCGAGCCTTTGGATCGCCCTCCGGTCTGGCTGATGCGCCAGGCTGGGCGCTACCTGCCGGAGTACCGTGCGGTACGCGAGGGCACGACGTTTCTCGAGATGTGTGCCGACGTCGACAAGGCGGTCGAGGTCTCCCTGCAGCCGATTCGCCTGGTCGGGAGCGAAGCGGTCGTCTTCTTCTGCGACATCTTCGTGCCGATGCTCGCGATGGATGTCGGTCTCGATTTCGCGCCCGGACCGATCATCGATGAGCCGATCCGTACCCGCGAGCAGGTGGACGCGCTCACGCTTCCGGATTTCGAGCACGCCGTGCCCTACGTGTTCGAGATCCTCCGACGCCTTCGCGCTGAACTGGCTGCCGATCGCATCCCGCTGATCGGCTTTGCCGGCGCGCCGTTCACCCTGGCGACCTACCTGATCGAGGGCAAGGGCGATCCGACCCGGACCTATCCCCATCTGCGTCGGAGCCTGGCCGAAGAACCCGAGTTGATGGATGCCTTGCTCGGGCGCCTGGCGACGATGACGATCGACTACCTGAACGCCCAGATCCGCGCGGGCGTCCAGGTCGTCCAGCTCTTCGATACCTGGGCCGGAACCCTGGACGAGCAGACGTATCGCCGTTTCGTCCTGCCGGTGAATCGGGCCATCGTGGAGGGCGTCGATCGGAGCCAGGCCCCATTCATTTTGTACATGAACGATGCGCCGCATCTGGTTGAAATGATGATGGAAACTGGCACAGACGTGATTTCGGTGGGTGCCTCGGTGGATCTGGCCGAAGCCGCGCGGTTGGCGAATGGCCGGGTCAGCATTCAAGGCAACCTGGCGCCGGAAGAGCTGGCCCTGCCCCGGGAGAAGATCTTCGAGCGGGTGCGCGAACTCGCAGTCGCGGGGCGAGCGGCCCGTGGCCACATCCTGAACCTCGGTCATGGGTGCCTGCCCGAAACGCCGGTCGAGGGTGTGCGCGCCTTCACGGATGCGGCACGCGCGCTCTCTTCGGAGGCCTGA
- the hemG gene encoding protoporphyrinogen oxidase, which translates to MDRIDTVVIGAGAAGLAAARTLAVRGVEVRVFDAGDHPGGVMQSVHKDGFLYELGPNTFRVSGPALALFREISLEAALVKATPASRKRFLLHQGRLVPVPMDPVAFATSPLLSAKGKLRLFAEPFIGRGAGETESVAAFTTRRLGHEVTEALISPFLIGVYSGDENHLGAQAVFPSLVEAEQLGGSILMGSLRRRMRGTQAPGVPGSWSASGGMGGLAAQMAAPLGDALRLSCAVRSLSRDGDHWRLETDEGEVEARRVVSAVPAPAAARLFSELAPDAARIAEAIEFVPVVSVPLSVDPTLTLTHPVEGFGFLVPRDEQLDLLGALFMSRLFPGRAAPGRELVLAMIGGRRWPGAVDAPDDELEARIAKALDRALGLRGGFEPLAFTRYRQAICQPGVGHPAAIARLRAALVGLPPIEVIGSWVDGVSVGDTLGAGRAAALRLMEAE; encoded by the coding sequence ATGGACCGGATCGACACGGTCGTGATCGGCGCAGGCGCCGCCGGACTGGCGGCGGCCCGCACGCTGGCAGTTCGCGGTGTCGAAGTGCGCGTCTTCGACGCCGGCGATCACCCGGGCGGCGTGATGCAGAGCGTGCACAAGGACGGCTTCCTGTACGAACTCGGCCCGAACACGTTCCGCGTCTCCGGCCCGGCTCTCGCCTTGTTCCGCGAGATCAGTCTCGAGGCTGCGTTGGTGAAAGCCACGCCCGCCAGTCGCAAGCGCTTCCTGTTGCACCAGGGCCGCCTCGTGCCCGTGCCGATGGATCCGGTGGCCTTCGCAACGAGTCCGCTCCTCAGTGCAAAGGGCAAGCTGCGTTTGTTCGCCGAGCCGTTCATCGGGCGCGGCGCCGGAGAGACTGAGAGCGTTGCGGCCTTCACGACCCGGCGGCTCGGCCACGAAGTGACCGAGGCGCTGATCTCTCCATTCCTGATCGGTGTGTATTCCGGGGACGAGAACCACCTCGGTGCCCAGGCCGTCTTCCCCTCGCTGGTGGAAGCCGAGCAACTGGGTGGGTCGATCCTGATGGGCTCGTTGCGGCGCCGAATGCGTGGAACGCAGGCGCCAGGTGTTCCGGGAAGTTGGTCGGCCAGCGGCGGCATGGGAGGGTTGGCCGCGCAGATGGCCGCGCCTCTTGGCGATGCTCTTCGCCTCTCGTGCGCGGTACGTAGCTTGAGCCGCGATGGCGATCATTGGCGTCTCGAAACCGACGAGGGTGAGGTCGAGGCCCGCCGCGTGGTGAGCGCCGTTCCTGCGCCGGCGGCCGCGCGGCTCTTCTCCGAGCTCGCTCCCGATGCGGCGCGCATCGCCGAAGCGATCGAGTTCGTGCCGGTCGTCAGCGTGCCGCTCTCAGTCGATCCGACGCTTACCCTGACCCATCCGGTCGAAGGCTTCGGCTTCCTCGTGCCGCGGGATGAACAGCTCGATCTGCTCGGAGCCCTGTTCATGAGTCGGCTCTTCCCAGGCCGGGCCGCACCCGGCAGGGAGCTGGTATTGGCCATGATCGGTGGGCGCCGCTGGCCCGGGGCCGTGGATGCGCCGGACGACGAACTGGAGGCGAGAATCGCCAAGGCCCTGGATCGCGCCCTGGGCCTGCGCGGCGGTTTCGAGCCGCTGGCGTTCACCCGCTACCGCCAGGCGATCTGCCAGCCCGGCGTGGGGCATCCTGCTGCGATTGCCAGGCTTCGCGCCGCGCTGGTCGGGCTCCCGCCCATCGAAGTGATCGGAAGCTGGGTCGATGGGGTGAGCGTCGGAGATACGCTCGGTGCCGGCCGCGCCGCAGCGCTGCGTCTGATGGAAGCAGAATGA
- a CDS encoding glucose 1-dehydrogenase, with protein MTDANELFDLTGKVAVVTGGSRGLGKEMVLAFARQGADVVISSRKHEACEALANQVEAETGRRALAVACHTGHWDACDALVDATLEAFGKIDVLVNNAGMSPLYPSLDQVSEELWDKVMSVNLKGAFRLSARVGTLMAEGDGGSIISISSMAASQPSPVEIPYGAAKAGLHALTLGMARAFAPKVRVNCIMPGPFLTDISKAWDLDAFHEAAKTNIPLGRGGEPSEIVGAALYLASGASSYTTGSILKIDGGTIYSPS; from the coding sequence ATGACCGACGCGAACGAACTCTTCGATCTGACGGGAAAGGTCGCGGTCGTCACCGGTGGGAGCCGCGGCCTCGGCAAGGAGATGGTACTCGCCTTCGCCCGCCAGGGTGCAGACGTGGTGATCTCCAGCCGCAAGCACGAGGCTTGTGAAGCCCTGGCCAATCAGGTGGAGGCGGAGACCGGACGTCGGGCGTTGGCCGTCGCGTGCCACACGGGGCACTGGGATGCGTGCGACGCCCTGGTCGATGCCACCCTCGAGGCTTTCGGGAAGATCGACGTGCTGGTCAACAACGCGGGCATGTCGCCCCTCTACCCATCCCTCGATCAGGTCTCCGAAGAGCTCTGGGACAAGGTGATGTCGGTCAACCTGAAGGGTGCCTTCCGGCTTTCGGCGCGGGTCGGAACGCTGATGGCCGAAGGCGACGGCGGCTCGATCATCAGCATCAGCAGCATGGCGGCCAGCCAGCCCTCACCGGTCGAGATCCCCTACGGCGCCGCCAAGGCCGGCCTCCACGCACTCACCTTGGGCATGGCGCGGGCCTTCGCTCCGAAGGTCCGGGTCAATTGCATCATGCCCGGGCCGTTCCTGACGGATATCAGCAAGGCCTGGGATCTCGACGCGTTCCACGAGGCCGCGAAGACGAACATCCCCCTGGGCCGCGGCGGCGAGCCGAGCGAGATCGTGGGAGCCGCGCTCTACCTGGCCAGCGGCGCCTCCAGCTACACGACAGGCTCGATCCTCAAGATCGACGGCGGAACGATCTACAGCCCGAGCTGA
- the hemH gene encoding ferrochelatase: MPNPTGILLIQLGTPDAPHTREVRRYLREFLGDPRVLDMPALGRALLLYGAILPFRSPRSAEAYQKIWTEAGSPLLVHSRALAEGVAKELGDGFRVELGMRYGEPSLEGALERLAAAEVERIIVLPLFPHEAGSSSGSALQRTFELAGKRWDPPALSSLGPFYDDPGFIGATAEIARPLLREFAPDHVLLSYHGLPERQVRRSDATGRHCLESDSCCDAMGQANRHCYRAQCYATSRALIEALALKTDQVSTSFQSRLGRTPWIQPFTDQRLPELAAAGVRRLAVLCPSFVADCLETSEEIGIRGRAQWRELGGEELLLVPCVNAHPSWVRSVAEKMRAAAQLGL; the protein is encoded by the coding sequence ATGCCGAACCCTACCGGCATCCTGCTGATCCAGTTGGGTACCCCGGACGCACCGCACACGCGGGAAGTCCGGCGCTACCTGCGCGAATTCCTGGGCGACCCGCGTGTGCTCGACATGCCAGCGCTCGGCCGGGCACTGCTCCTCTACGGAGCCATCCTGCCCTTCCGGTCTCCGCGCTCGGCCGAGGCCTACCAGAAGATCTGGACCGAGGCGGGCTCACCTCTCCTCGTGCATAGCCGAGCGCTGGCGGAAGGTGTTGCGAAGGAGCTGGGAGACGGATTTCGCGTCGAGCTGGGCATGCGCTACGGCGAACCGTCCCTGGAGGGCGCGCTCGAACGTCTCGCCGCAGCCGAAGTAGAACGCATCATCGTGCTCCCCCTCTTTCCCCACGAAGCCGGCTCCTCTTCCGGCTCCGCGCTGCAGCGCACCTTCGAGCTGGCGGGCAAGCGATGGGATCCACCGGCACTCTCGAGCCTCGGCCCCTTCTACGACGACCCGGGGTTCATCGGCGCGACAGCCGAGATCGCACGCCCGCTCCTCCGGGAGTTCGCCCCGGACCACGTCCTGCTGAGCTACCACGGCTTGCCCGAGCGGCAGGTCCGGCGCAGCGATGCGACCGGCCGCCACTGCCTCGAAAGCGATTCCTGCTGCGACGCCATGGGCCAGGCCAACCGCCACTGCTACCGGGCCCAATGCTATGCGACGAGCCGAGCACTCATCGAAGCGCTCGCGCTGAAAACCGATCAGGTCTCGACCAGCTTTCAATCCCGCCTCGGACGCACGCCCTGGATCCAGCCCTTCACCGATCAGCGCCTGCCGGAGCTGGCGGCGGCCGGGGTTCGGCGCCTGGCGGTGCTCTGCCCATCCTTCGTTGCCGATTGTCTCGAGACCAGCGAGGAAATCGGCATCCGCGGCCGGGCCCAGTGGCGCGAACTCGGAGGGGAGGAGCTCCTGCTCGTTCCGTGCGTGAATGCCCACCCGAGCTGGGTGCGAAGTGTCGCCGAGAAGATGCGGGCGGCAGCTCAGCTCGGGCTGTAG
- a CDS encoding CDP-diacylglycerol O-phosphatidyltransferase, with the protein MGDQLERKGSRSQAWAVHAFTASGAVASLLAVLAAARGDFQTAALWMLVSLSIDAVDGSMARKVGVSVWLPDFDGRRLDDIVDFLGYVFVPALFLVWTDSIPHWGFAALPILASAYGFSQGDAKSDDHFFVGFPSYWNVVAIYAWALPVSQVVTVGWLIFLSIAVFVPLKYIYPSHMRYLFWTTNLGAGAWTCVVAAAIAWPEKLAHLHLIELSLLYPAYYFAISLWLGGMQRRARKKA; encoded by the coding sequence ATGGGGGACCAGCTGGAGCGGAAAGGCTCGCGTTCCCAGGCGTGGGCGGTGCACGCCTTCACGGCCAGCGGGGCTGTCGCCTCCTTGCTCGCGGTGCTCGCCGCGGCCCGTGGTGATTTCCAGACCGCCGCCTTGTGGATGCTGGTCAGCCTCTCGATCGACGCCGTCGATGGCAGCATGGCCCGCAAGGTCGGCGTCTCCGTATGGCTCCCGGATTTCGATGGGCGCCGCCTCGACGACATCGTGGATTTCCTGGGCTACGTCTTCGTGCCCGCCCTCTTCCTGGTCTGGACCGACAGCATCCCCCACTGGGGCTTCGCCGCCCTGCCCATCCTGGCCAGCGCCTACGGCTTCTCCCAGGGCGACGCAAAGAGCGACGACCACTTCTTCGTCGGCTTCCCATCCTATTGGAACGTGGTGGCCATCTACGCCTGGGCCCTGCCGGTATCCCAGGTAGTCACGGTCGGTTGGCTCATCTTTCTTTCGATCGCCGTCTTCGTCCCGCTGAAATACATCTACCCGAGCCATATGCGATACCTGTTCTGGACGACCAACCTGGGTGCCGGAGCCTGGACCTGCGTGGTGGCCGCCGCGATCGCGTGGCCCGAGAAGCTGGCCCACCTCCATCTGATCGAACTCTCGCTGCTCTACCCGGCCTACTACTTCGCGATTTCCCTCTGGCTGGGCGGGATGCAGCGGCGGGCCCGGAAGAAGGCCTAG
- a CDS encoding NADH-quinone oxidoreductase subunit B, protein MATDRNPPPIVQPPILGSAAKRDAKPRVVGATPQQRADELVEILRQGDDSFITTRADTVLNWARKYSMFLYPFVTACCGMEFMSVAGPRYDMDRFGCALPRFSPRQSDLLMVVGTITHRQAPILKKVYDQMAEPKWVMAFGACTCSGGPYHNYATVQGIDTIIPVDVYVPGCPPRPEAVLDGLIKLQARVQAEKVPADGRHVEMSDLSSVKQA, encoded by the coding sequence ATGGCCACGGATCGGAACCCTCCCCCCATCGTACAACCGCCGATTCTTGGATCGGCTGCGAAGCGGGATGCGAAGCCACGCGTCGTGGGGGCGACGCCCCAGCAGCGTGCTGACGAGCTGGTGGAGATCCTCCGCCAGGGGGACGATTCGTTCATCACCACCCGCGCGGATACCGTGCTGAACTGGGCGCGCAAGTATTCCATGTTCCTCTATCCGTTCGTCACCGCCTGTTGCGGGATGGAGTTCATGTCGGTCGCCGGGCCGCGCTACGACATGGATCGTTTCGGCTGCGCGCTGCCTCGCTTCTCGCCGCGTCAGTCCGATCTGTTGATGGTGGTCGGCACGATCACCCACCGCCAGGCGCCGATCCTGAAGAAGGTCTACGACCAGATGGCCGAGCCGAAGTGGGTGATGGCCTTTGGCGCCTGCACGTGTTCCGGCGGGCCCTACCACAACTATGCGACCGTCCAGGGCATCGACACGATCATCCCGGTCGATGTCTATGTTCCCGGCTGTCCGCCCCGGCCGGAAGCCGTGCTGGATGGGCTGATCAAGCTTCAGGCCCGGGTGCAGGCCGAGAAGGTTCCGGCGGATGGCCGTCACGTGGAGATGTCGGACCTCAGCAGCGTCAAGCAGGCGTGA
- the lpdA gene encoding dihydrolipoyl dehydrogenase — protein sequence MNAAGHFDLAVVGAGPGGYVAAIRAAQLGMKVAVIERDRVGGVCLNWGCIPTKALLSGAELVENLTRHGETFGITTAGLVLDYGKLIDHSRKTADRLCKGVQGLFKKNQIELIPGSARLAGPNSVSVNDEALVEADQILLATGSTEWVPPGLEVDGTQVLTSREALESKRVPDRLVVIGAGAVGIEFAYVYANYGSQVTIVEMADQMLPGADPDIAVALQREFRRKNIEVRLETRFEELKRDPGGVVVTVSKDGQSEELPCDQVLAAIGRRPLSLDLGLEEVGVQLDDKGFVRVDDTQRTSIASVSAIGDLAGGPLLAHKASEEGIAAVEFVAGVRTHRVDHATLPACIYAQPQVAWIGLTEAQARERFGGAKVGKFPFTASGKAIAAAHTAGFVKIVAEPEYGQIVGAHLVGSGATELLPEIGLAMTLEATTREITATCHAHPTLSEALLEAALAAEGRAINF from the coding sequence TTGAACGCCGCCGGCCATTTCGATCTCGCAGTCGTGGGTGCGGGCCCCGGCGGTTACGTCGCCGCCATCCGGGCCGCCCAGCTCGGCATGAAGGTGGCGGTGATCGAGCGCGATCGGGTCGGTGGCGTCTGCCTGAACTGGGGCTGCATTCCGACCAAGGCCCTTCTCTCGGGTGCCGAGCTGGTGGAAAACCTGACCCGCCACGGGGAGACCTTCGGCATCACCACGGCGGGGCTCGTGCTCGATTACGGCAAGCTGATCGACCACAGCCGCAAGACGGCCGATCGGTTGTGCAAAGGCGTCCAGGGCCTGTTCAAGAAGAACCAGATCGAGCTGATCCCGGGCAGCGCCCGATTGGCGGGGCCGAATAGCGTGAGCGTCAACGACGAGGCCCTCGTCGAGGCGGATCAGATCCTGCTGGCCACCGGTTCGACCGAATGGGTGCCGCCGGGTCTCGAGGTGGATGGCACGCAGGTATTGACCTCCAGGGAGGCGCTCGAAAGCAAGCGCGTCCCCGATCGGCTGGTGGTGATCGGCGCGGGCGCGGTGGGCATCGAGTTCGCCTACGTCTACGCGAACTACGGCTCCCAGGTGACCATCGTCGAAATGGCCGACCAGATGCTTCCGGGCGCGGATCCGGATATTGCCGTCGCCTTGCAACGCGAGTTCCGGCGCAAGAACATCGAGGTTCGGCTGGAGACCCGATTCGAAGAGCTGAAGCGGGATCCTGGTGGCGTCGTCGTGACCGTCTCGAAGGATGGGCAAAGCGAGGAGCTGCCCTGCGACCAGGTGCTGGCTGCGATCGGCAGACGCCCGCTTTCTCTCGATCTCGGCCTGGAGGAGGTGGGTGTTCAGCTCGACGACAAGGGCTTCGTGCGCGTTGACGATACCCAGCGCACCTCGATCGCCAGCGTGTCCGCGATCGGCGATCTCGCGGGCGGACCGCTCCTGGCCCACAAGGCCAGCGAGGAGGGCATCGCGGCCGTCGAGTTCGTGGCCGGCGTGAGGACCCATCGTGTCGATCATGCAACGCTTCCGGCCTGCATCTACGCCCAGCCCCAGGTGGCCTGGATCGGATTGACCGAGGCCCAGGCCCGCGAACGTTTTGGTGGAGCCAAGGTGGGCAAGTTCCCCTTCACGGCTTCCGGCAAGGCCATCGCAGCGGCTCATACCGCGGGCTTCGTGAAGATCGTTGCCGAGCCCGAGTACGGGCAGATCGTCGGAGCGCACCTGGTGGGTAGTGGCGCGACGGAGCTGCTGCCCGAGATCGGGTTGGCGATGACCCTCGAGGCCACCACCCGCGAGATCACCGCGACGTGTCATGCTCATCCGACGCTCTCGGAAGCGCTGCTCGAGGCAGCGCTCGCGGCCGAAGGCCGAGCCATCAACTTCTAA
- a CDS encoding 2-oxo acid dehydrogenase subunit E2 — protein sequence MPIPVLLPELGESVLEATIAKWLVKEGDTVERDQPLVEVTTDKVDAEIPAPEGGVVVGLLVAEGETIPVGTEIATIDAEAAATTAAAPASSATPPAAPAAPAGSPASRPVATPVAERLAADRGVDLGQVQGSGVSGRITRADVENAGSVAPAAAPPPAPAQHIKAPTAAPPPAPHLAGAKERFGYYAIQEGDNVIPMSPLRKIVAEHMVYSKHTSPHVGTVAEVDMGGVFALRAKNKTAFKQAQGFNLTFLPFIVHATVRALREFPILNASVIEDAIVEKRDIHIGIAVETEKGLVVPVVRNADRLSLAGLAAEIEDLSTRARTKKLTADDLQGGTFTVSNPGRQGNLYGFAIINQPQVGILRMGEMVKRPVVRAIDGADAIVVRPMMHVALSYDHRAVDGSPANGFLYRIRELLEEADFDL from the coding sequence ATGCCCATTCCTGTGTTGCTCCCCGAGCTCGGCGAAAGCGTTCTCGAGGCGACCATTGCCAAATGGCTCGTGAAGGAAGGCGATACGGTCGAGCGGGATCAGCCTCTCGTCGAAGTCACCACGGACAAGGTGGATGCCGAGATCCCCGCCCCCGAAGGCGGTGTGGTGGTCGGGCTGCTGGTTGCCGAAGGTGAGACGATCCCGGTCGGAACCGAGATTGCGACGATCGATGCAGAGGCTGCCGCCACCACGGCAGCTGCGCCTGCGAGCTCTGCGACGCCGCCCGCCGCCCCGGCGGCGCCCGCGGGTTCCCCTGCCTCCCGGCCCGTCGCCACGCCGGTTGCGGAGCGCCTGGCGGCCGATCGAGGCGTCGATCTCGGCCAGGTGCAAGGCAGTGGCGTTTCTGGCCGCATCACCCGGGCCGATGTGGAGAACGCAGGCTCGGTTGCACCGGCGGCCGCGCCGCCGCCCGCGCCCGCCCAGCACATCAAGGCACCCACGGCGGCGCCGCCTCCGGCTCCGCATCTGGCCGGCGCAAAGGAGCGCTTTGGCTACTACGCCATTCAGGAGGGCGACAACGTCATCCCGATGTCGCCGTTGCGAAAGATCGTGGCCGAGCACATGGTCTACTCGAAGCACACCAGCCCCCATGTGGGCACGGTGGCCGAGGTGGACATGGGTGGCGTCTTTGCGCTGCGCGCAAAGAACAAGACGGCCTTCAAGCAGGCCCAGGGCTTCAACCTCACCTTTCTGCCGTTCATCGTGCACGCGACGGTTCGGGCCTTGCGGGAGTTCCCGATCCTGAACGCCTCCGTCATCGAAGACGCGATCGTCGAGAAGCGGGACATCCACATCGGCATCGCGGTAGAGACCGAGAAGGGCCTGGTCGTGCCCGTGGTGCGCAATGCGGATCGTCTCTCCCTGGCGGGTTTGGCGGCCGAGATCGAGGATCTTTCCACCAGGGCGCGCACGAAGAAGCTCACGGCGGATGATCTTCAAGGTGGAACGTTCACCGTCTCGAACCCGGGCCGGCAGGGGAACCTCTACGGCTTCGCGATCATCAACCAGCCCCAGGTGGGCATCCTTCGGATGGGCGAGATGGTCAAGCGACCCGTGGTCCGCGCCATCGACGGCGCCGACGCGATCGTCGTCCGCCCGATGATGCACGTGGCCCTTTCCTACGATCACCGAGCGGTGGACGGATCGCCTGCGAATGGCTTCCTCTACCGCATCCGTGAGCTGCTGGAAGAGGCCGACTTCGACCTTTGA
- the lipB gene encoding lipoyl(octanoyl) transferase LipB produces the protein MSLQIDWLGQVPYGRALELQKQAVEDRCAGRCGDRLFLLEHPPVVTFGRSGKPENLRVPESELQARGIELHHVARGGDVTFHAPGQLVGYAIVDLEARGKPDVVAWLRQLESCLFDALAELGLAAVAEPGKTGVYVDGAQPLRKLASIGVGVRRWVTFHGFALNVTLDPASFDVIVPCGLEDVSMTSVAKELGVAATPTLFMQSREAVATSFARALP, from the coding sequence ATGTCGCTCCAGATCGACTGGCTCGGCCAGGTTCCCTACGGCAGGGCGCTCGAGCTCCAGAAACAGGCCGTGGAGGATCGCTGCGCGGGCCGCTGCGGCGATCGGCTCTTCCTGCTGGAACATCCCCCGGTCGTGACCTTCGGCCGGAGCGGAAAGCCCGAGAACCTGCGGGTTCCGGAATCGGAACTCCAGGCTCGGGGGATCGAACTCCACCACGTAGCCCGCGGCGGGGATGTCACCTTCCACGCCCCGGGCCAATTGGTGGGCTACGCCATCGTGGATCTCGAAGCGCGGGGCAAACCGGATGTGGTGGCCTGGCTTCGCCAGCTCGAGAGTTGCTTGTTCGATGCCCTCGCCGAGCTGGGCCTGGCGGCTGTCGCCGAACCGGGAAAGACCGGCGTGTACGTCGACGGCGCCCAGCCGTTGCGAAAGCTCGCGTCGATCGGGGTGGGTGTGCGGCGCTGGGTCACCTTCCACGGTTTCGCCCTGAACGTGACCCTCGATCCGGCGAGCTTCGACGTAATCGTGCCCTGCGGTCTGGAGGATGTGAGCATGACCTCCGTCGCCAAGGAGCTTGGCGTCGCCGCAACGCCTACGCTCTTCATGCAAAGCCGTGAGGCGGTGGCGACTTCCTTTGCAAGGGCACTGCCGTGA